The DNA window ACCATAGCCTTAGCTCCCTTCAAACTTTCTTCTGCCGGCTGGAACATAAGCTTAACTGTGCCCTCAATCTCGTCTTCTCTTTGCTTGAGCAGTTTTGCTGCGCCAAGGAGCATGGCTGTGTGTAAATCGTGACCACAAGCATGCATATTTCCATTATTTGACTTGAATGCTTCATCAGTCTCTTCTTTAACCGGAAGAGCATCCATGTCAGCTCTAAGAAGAATAACCTTTCCTGGTTTTTTCCCGCCAGCAGTTGCAACAACACCGGACTGACATATTTCCTGAGTATCATAGCCCATCTTCTTCAGTTCATCTTTCACAAAAGCTGTTGTAACAGGCAGATCCATGCTTATCTCGGGATTTTGGTGCAACACTCGTCTATATTCAACCAATTCCTGCTGTAATTGTTTTGCTTCTTCTACTATTCTCTTCATTTAAAAATACCTCCAGAAAATTTCAATAATAGGCCTTAAGCATTTTTAGCCATTCATCTCATTGTGCTATCACTCTATATGGATTTTGTTAACTGTTCACCGGAATTTTGTTGACCGAAAAAAAGTCCGGCGGCCGTTTCATTTAATATTTTAACATGCAGGATTACTCAATGCCACTGTTATATTTTTCGCAATTTCGCACTCTTTTGGCTGGTTTTACAGTTGGTGAGAAACTCTTATTCGGATTGTATGAATTAAATGCTTTTCACACATGCAATTTGATGATATACTTTTCTAGCAATTGTGTGCTTTAACGCGATAATTTTTTTTAGAATGAGGTGTTATTATTATGGAACAAAAGAATAAGAACGGAGCAATGAGCGCTTTCTTGAATGGAATGGAGACTGTGGGCAACAAGTTCCCTGACCCGGTATTTATATTCATGGCTCTTGCGGTAGTAATAATATTGTTGTCTGCGCTGTTTGCCTCAATGGGCCTTTCGGCCATCAACCCGACTGACCAATCAACAATCGTAGCGCAGAATCTATTGTCTAGAGAGTATATTGGCAGAATGTTCTCAGACGCAGTAAAGAACTTTACTGGATTTCCCGCCCTGGGCGTAGTCCTTATTGTAATGCTGGGAATAGGACTAGCTGAAAAGAGCGGCTATTTTGAAATAGTAATGAAGTACGTCGTGCTAAGGACTCCCGAACAGATAATAATTCCTGTACTGATTGCTGTAGCTATCATAGGAAACGCCTTCGGCGATGCGGCTCCAGTAGTATTGCCGCCGCTGGCTGCCATAGTATTCCTTAGTCTTGGACACCATCCTATCGCCGGTATGGTCATGGTCTATGCAGCTACGTTGGGTGCCTTTGCAGCCAACCTCATGCTGGGAATGAGCGATGTGCTTGTGTTCGCATTTACAGAGCCTGCAGCGCAAATGATTGATCCCAATATAAAGCTTAATGTGGCTATGAATTACTATTTTATTGCTGCTTCTACGCCGCTGCTACTAATAACAGTTTATTTTGTAACGAAAAAAATAACTATTCCTCACTTTGGAGAATTTGCTCTTGCATCGGAACACAACGAGCATGCAAAGGAGCCTACAAAGCAGGAAGTAAAGGCAATGAAATATGCAAACATAGCATTACTCTTGACTCTTGCAGCCATACTGCTGATGATTATTCCAGAAAATGGAATACTCAGAAACATTGAGACGGGGTCTATA is part of the Peptoclostridium acidaminophilum DSM 3953 genome and encodes:
- a CDS encoding AbgT family transporter, coding for MEQKNKNGAMSAFLNGMETVGNKFPDPVFIFMALAVVIILLSALFASMGLSAINPTDQSTIVAQNLLSREYIGRMFSDAVKNFTGFPALGVVLIVMLGIGLAEKSGYFEIVMKYVVLRTPEQIIIPVLIAVAIIGNAFGDAAPVVLPPLAAIVFLSLGHHPIAGMVMVYAATLGAFAANLMLGMSDVLVFAFTEPAAQMIDPNIKLNVAMNYYFIAASTPLLLITVYFVTKKITIPHFGEFALASEHNEHAKEPTKQEVKAMKYANIALLLTLAAILLMIIPENGILRNIETGSILENSPFMNGIGAVISVLFFIPGLVYGYVSGSIKNSSDLSKMMGDSMASMGGFIVIVFFASQMMAYFAWSNLGSIMAIKGSQLLSNASGIGLIAGFVVFTAFINLFMGSASAKWALLGPIFVPMFMLLGYHPGFTQMVYRIGDSITNPITPMVPYLPLLLAMAQKYDKKAGLGTLIAGTLPYSIAIGLVWTIAVIVWYLLGLPVGPNAPISLSSCLILMGA